The region ATCCTCGAAGTCGTCGGCCGGATCCCGGGTCATGCCGATCCGGCGCATCACTGCCTGAGAACGAAGGTTGTGGACGGTCGTCGATGCCACCACTTCCGGCAGCCCGAGGGCCTCGAAGCCGAAAGCCAGGCAGGCCAGGGCGGCCTCGGTGGCGTAACCGTGCCCCCACGCGGAACGCATCAACCGCCAACCGATATCCACCCCCGCGAACGGCATGTCCTCGCCCACCGCATCCAAGCCGGCACGTCCGATGAACTCACCAGTCGCTCGTGCTTCGAGCGCCCACCACCCAAAACCTCGCTCGTCAAACTCGGCCTGCATGAGTGCCACCGTGGCATCGCTTTGCTCCCGCGTCAGCAGTTCCCCCAGGTGTTCTCGGACTTCAGGATCGGCGTTCATGGCCGCCCACGGTTCGAGGTCGGACTCCCGCCACCGGCGGAGCAGAAGACGAGCGGTTCGCAGCTCTGGCATGCCACCCAGCCAACCCGATCAGGATCAGGGTGTCGATCGGTTATGCCGAACCCTTCGGTGCTCGCCCAGGCCGGACCCGCTGCGCAGATCCTCACGGACTACACCACCCGGCGGGACACCATCCCGTCACGACCCGCCGTAACCCCGCGCCGTTAAAGGTCTCTAGCTACTTGCCCCTGAAAAAGGGTTTGGGCTGGTGACGGGGCCGGTGCTGTAGGAATGCGAAACGCCGTCGGCCGGTCGGCGGTGTGTCCCTCACCGGCTGAGGACGGTCATCCGCTGGAGGTTGTAGGCGAAGATCCCCAGTCCGGCCCAGGTCTGGGCGCCGGCCAAGCGGCGCAGGCGCGTGCGACGGAAGCCGAAGCTGCGCTTGAGGTGACTGATGCGGGCCTCGACGCCGACTCTCCAGTTGCGCATCCGCCGGAATGGGCGGCTCTGTTCGTACTCACGCCGTGCCTTTCCAGGTTTCCCGGCGCGTTGCAGGCCGATCCGCTCGACACCGAGTTCAGCCAGGGCCAGATCGTTGGCCGCGGTGCCGAAGCCGCGGTCGGCGACGACCGTGCCGGGCGGGCGGCCGGTCAGTGACACGGCGCGCTGCACCGAAGGAACCAGCTGTGGCGCATCGGCCGGATTCCCGCGCTGGACCTGATGGTCGACGATGAAGCCGCGTTCGTCCTCGGCCACGAGCGCGGTGTAGCCGAACTGGGTGGGGTGCTGGGGCTTGCCCTTGCGGATCGGCCGGGCGTCGGGGTCGGCCAATGAGACCAGCCGGTCGGGGATGGTGCGGATGCCCGCCAGCCGCAAGGCGGTCTGCCCCAGCAGCCGGCGGGTGCCCACCACGGTCTCGGCCAGCTCACCCACCAGGTGCGCGAGTCGTCCCGAAGGCTGCTTGCCCAGCGTGCGCCGGGCATTGCGCTCCACCGCCGCCACGTCCCGCAAGGTCGCGCGGGCTACCGCGGCGATTTCACCGGTGAGCCGGTCGATCTCGCCCAGCGCCTGGCCGGTGCGCCGCCGCAGCGTGCGCGAGATCTCCTTCACGCGGCGTCCCGCAGCCCGGCTGCGATCACGGAAGCGGGTGCGCCTGGCTGCCCCGACGCCTTGATCCGCCCCACCAGCCGGCCCAGTTTGCGTACCCCGTGTTCGAGCAGGTCGGCGTCCGTGGGGTGGTCGATGTCGGCTTCCATCACGGTCGTGTCGATGCGCAGCTTGCGGCACCGCAGCAGCTTGTCCTCGACCAGCTTGCCCAGCAGAGCCGCGTTCAGCTCGTCCACCGCCTGCGCTCCGCCACGGCGTACCAGCTTGACCAACGTGGTCGGGTGCGGCACCGGGGAAGTCAGCGGGATACGGCAGAACCGGCGCCAGCTCAGCGAGTCCGCGACCTCACGGCACAGGGTCTCGTAACCCAGCTGGTAACGGTGCTTGAGATACAGCAGGCGCAGCAGCGTCTCCACCGGCACCGACGGCCGCCCCAGCCGCTCGGCGAACATCGCCCGCCACGGAGCGATGAAACGCTCGTCGTCCAAGAACGCGTCGACCAGGCTCAGTTCGGCGGATAACAGCCGCGCATGCTCCGGCAGTACCTCCCACCAGGCGTCTTGCACTCCCGCGACACGCAACACCGCCCCCACCCCCGACCCCAAGACCCGTCTCCACTGTGACGGCCATAGCCCGGCCCTCACCAGCTCTCCCCAGAGGACAACCCAGAGGCAGACCCGGACTTCTTCAGGGGCAAGTAGCTAAGGTCTCCACCTTCACGAGCACTCTCCAGGGCCTGCGGCCGTGGGTTCCTTCGACGTACCGAGCGTTGGGAGACGAGCCAGTAAACGAGCGCCGCGGGAGGCGAGACGCGCAGCAGGACGATCAGCAGGCGGGAGTCGATCAAACGAATGGGCGACGCAGGTATTTCCTCTTCGCCCGGCAGATCGCTCAAGAGGACATGGAGTTGCTCGCGGGTGCGCGCTTCGTAGGCCGCGACCACCCGCTCTTCAAGTTCGGGAAGTGTCAGTCTGCCTACTGCGTAGTGGTGTTGCAGTTGCGCCTCGACCTGGTCGCGTTCGGCGTCCGAGGCTCGTAACGCGGGGCTGGTGATGTGCTCCTCGCTGTCATTCATGGCGACCTCGCAGGCGCG is a window of Streptomyces sp. NBC_00271 DNA encoding:
- a CDS encoding GNAT family N-acetyltransferase: MPELRTARLLLRRWRESDLEPWAAMNADPEVREHLGELLTREQSDATVALMQAEFDERGFGWWALEARATGEFIGRAGLDAVGEDMPFAGVDIGWRLMRSAWGHGYATEAALACLAFGFEALGLPEVVASTTVHNLRSQAVMRRIGMTRDPADDFEDPSVPEGPLRQCVLYRIPRREAHGLHHAAQHDP
- a CDS encoding DUF1707 SHOCT-like domain-containing protein, giving the protein MNDSEEHITSPALRASDAERDQVEAQLQHHYAVGRLTLPELEERVVAAYEARTREQLHVLLSDLPGEEEIPASPIRLIDSRLLIVLLRVSPPAALVYWLVSQRSVRRRNPRPQALESAREGGDLSYLPLKKSGSASGLSSGESW